CCGGTGAGCTCGGCGGCGCGGTCCAGGATCAGCCGGCTGGTGTCGATCTCGAAGAGGTTGTCGACGTCCTGGAGGATCGCGGCGAGGCGCTCCAGGCCGAGGCCGGTGTCGATGTTCTTGCTCGGCAGGTCGCCGAGGATCTCGAAGCCGTCCTTGCCGTCGCCGTGGCCGCGCTCGTACTGCATGAAGACCAGGTTCCAGATCTCCAGGTAGCGCTCGCCGTTGACGGCCGGGCCGCCCTCCTCGCCGTACGCGGGGCCGCGGTCGTAGTTGATCTCCGAGCACGGGCCGCAGGGGCCGGGGACGCCCATCGACCAGAAGTTGTCCTTCATGCCGAGGCGCTGGATGCGCTCGGACGGCACGCCGATGACGTCACGCCAGATCTGCTCGGCCTCGTCGTCGTCCTTGTAGACGGTGATCCACAGCTTCTCCTTCTCCAGGCCGTAGCCGCCGTCCGCGACGGAGCCGGTGAGCAGCTCCCACGCGAACTTGATGGCCCCTTCCTTGAAGTAGTCGCCGAAGGAGAAGTTGCCGCACATCTGGAAGAACGAGCCGTGCCGGGTGGTCTTGCCGACCTCCTCGATGTCCAGCGTGCGCACGCACTTCTGGACGCTGGTGGCGCGCGAGAACTGCGGCTTCACCTCGCCGAGGAAGTACGGCTTGAAGGGCACCATGCCGGCGTTGACCAGCAGCAGGGTGGGGTCGTCGGCGACCAGGGACGCCGACGGAACGACGGTGTGCCCGCGCTCCTCGAAGAAGCGCAGCCAGCGGCGGCGGATCTCTGCCGACTCCATTATTGGTCCTTCCGGTTCGGGGTGCTGCCCCGCGGCGAAAGCGGCCGGCGGGGCGTCGGTTCGATGGCTCTGGGGGTGGGGCGGGCACTGCTGGGCGAAGGCAGGGCGGCGGCCGGACTGCCGGGCGCCGCCGAGATAGCTCGGTACTCGGGCTCGCCACGCAGTGCCCGGCGGCGGGGCTCGACCACGGCGGTGCCGTCCAGGCCGAGGTCGGCGCGCAGTTGCTCCTCGCGCTCGGCCATGCCCGCGCGGACGTCGCCGGCGAAACGCTTCGCCACGTCGCCCAGGTGCAGCGCGCCGCGGGCGGCGGTGCCCGAAAGACTGTCAGGAGTGAGCCGGTGGACGGCCTCGTTGGCCTTGTTCATGGCCCAGACGGTGGCGCCGGCGCCGACCGCCATCCAGAAGATGCGCCGAACCATGCCGTCAGCCCCTCACCGCGCGCCGGACCCTGGAGAGCAGGCCGCCGCGCGGCGCGGTCGCGGCGCGCACC
The sequence above is a segment of the Kitasatospora sp. NBC_00240 genome. Coding sequences within it:
- a CDS encoding DUF6167 family protein, whose product is MVRRIFWMAVGAGATVWAMNKANEAVHRLTPDSLSGTAARGALHLGDVAKRFAGDVRAGMAEREEQLRADLGLDGTAVVEPRRRALRGEPEYRAISAAPGSPAAALPSPSSARPTPRAIEPTPRRPLSPRGSTPNRKDQ